One genomic segment of Melospiza georgiana isolate bMelGeo1 chromosome 21, bMelGeo1.pri, whole genome shotgun sequence includes these proteins:
- the ELAC2 gene encoding zinc phosphodiesterase ELAC protein 2 yields the protein MAEGPSAAGGPRRRPKDVPRHVWARERRRSAGTGLAGPNTVYVQVVAAGSRDAGAAVYVFSEFNRYLFNCGEGTQRAMQEHKLKISHLDSIFLSRVSWANVGGLPGMILTLKAIGLQRCVFLGPPKLQNYLKAIRLFPGPLKRMDLAVQLHTEPEYKDETMTVCQIPLTAKPLAAGSSPPQSPGASPQGGNSSKGDTGPGSPRPAQQSLEEGRESPKKAGDEQKCARKHPELVTAFLCKVHPRKGKFLAAKAQELGLPVGTPAILPIITALKNGESITYEGKELFPEELCTPTDPGPVFLVLECPHEGFVDAVCENETFQRYQEGAAEHQVALVIHMTPEAVLRDSRYQQWMHRFGPGTQHLVLNENSSAVHNPRSYKIQTQLNLIHPEIFPLLTTYQSKEAEAVCPVPIVRGECLLKYHLRPQQEWQRDAVTVCDPEEFVSEALDLPDFQTRVKECKESLSAVPGNVGAYPEIVFLGTGSAIPMKIRNVSSTLLNTSATRSLLLDCGEGTFGQLCRHYGEQVDQVLCNLVAVFVSHMHTDHHSGLVNILMERRRAFAALGQDFSPLFLVAPEQIMPWLNEYHNHCEEILGDIKMIPSQCLVKGCENIRPKAKEFVSSLLESYDLAEFQTCEVQHCKNAFACSVIHKSGWKVVYSGDTMPCMALVQMGKNANLLIHEATLEDGMEKEAIEKTHSTTSQAIQTGMKMNAEFIMLNHFSQRYAKIPLFSEDFSDRVGIAFDHMRVRFGDFPAIPKLIPPLKALFADDIVEMEERKEKREMRLLKETAMVLDKLTRGNSTEAACQKRKQAKNHQELPDKKLKTAN from the exons ATGGCCGAGGGGCCCTCAGCGGCGGGCGGGCCCCGGCGGCGCCCCAAGGACGTGCCCCGGCACGTGTGGGCCCGCGAGCGGCGGCGGAGCGCGGGCACCGGCCTGGCGGGGCCCAACACCGTGTACGTGCAGGTGGTGGCGGCCGGCAGCCGCGACGCGGGGGCGGCCGTGTACGTGTTCTCCGAGTTCAACCG GTATCTGTTCAACTGCGGCGAGGGCACGCAGCGCGCCATGCAGGAGCACAA GCTGAAGATCTCCCACCTGGACAGCATCTTCCTGAGCCGCGTGTCCTGGGCCAACGTCGGGGGGCTGCCCG GGATGATCCTCACCCTGAAGGCCATAGGGCTCCAGAGGTGTGTGTTCCTGGGGCCACCAAAGCTG cAAAACTACTTGAAAGCCATTCGCCTCTTCCCTGGGCCCCTCAAAAGGATGGATTTAG CTGTGCAGTTGCACACAGAGCCTGAGTACAAGGATGAGACAATGACTGTCTGCCAGATCCCTCTGACAG CAAAACCACTGGCTGCTGGAAGTTCACCCCCTCAGAGtcctggagcatctccccaaGGTGGAAACAGCTCTAAAGGGGACACAGGGCCTGGATCCCCGAGACCTGCACAGCAAAGCTTGGAGGAAGGAAGAGAGAGCCCAAAGAAAGCAG GTGATGAGCAGAAATGTGCAAGGAAGCATCCTGAGCTGGTGACAGCTTTTCTTTGCAAA GTTCAcccaaggaaagggaaattCCTTGCAGCTAAAGCCCAGGAGCTGGGCCTGCCAGT GGGAACTCCAGCCATCCTTCCCATCATTACAGCTCTCAAAAATGGGGAGAGCATCACTTATGAAGGCAAAGAG ctctttcCTGAGGAGCTGTGCACCCCCACTGACCCTGGCCCAGTGTTCCTTGTGCTGGAGTGTCCCCACGAGGGCTTTGTGGATGCTGTCTGTGAAAATGAGACCTTCCAAAG GTaccaggagggagctgctgagcaccAGGTGGCCCTGGTTATCCACATGACCCCCGAGGCAGTGCTGCGAGACAGCCGCTACCAGCAGTGGATGCACAG ATTTGGGCCTGGCACTCAGCACTTGGTGCTCAATGAAAACTCCTCTGCTGTGCACAACCCACGCAGCTACAAGATCCAGACTCAGCTGAACCTCATCCACCCAGAGATCTTCCCTCTGCTCACCACCTACCAGAGCAAG gaagcagaggctgtgtgccctgtgcccatcGTGAGAGGGGAGTGCCTCCTGAAATACCACCTCAGGCCACAGCAGGAGTGGCAGAG AGATGCTGTGACTGTCTGTGATCCTGAGGAGTTTGTCAGCGAGGCCTTGGATCTCCCTGACTTCCAGACCCGTGTGAAGGAGTGCAAGGAGAGCCTGTCTGCTGTACCAG GAAATGTGGGTGCTTATCCTGAGATTGTGTTCTTGGGAACAGGATCTGCAATCCCAATGAAAATCCGCAATGTCAGTTCCACGCTGCTGAACACCAG TGCTACCAGgtccctgctcctggactgtggaGAAGGAACTTTTGGCCAGCTCTGCCGCCACTATGGAGAGCAAGTGGACCAAGTGCTGTGTAACCTCGTGGCTGTGTTTGTGTCCCACATGCACACAGATCATCACTCT GGGCTGGTGAATATCCTGATGGAGCGGAGGAGAGCTTTT gcagccctgggtcAGGATTTCAGCCCTCTGTTTCTGGTAGCACCTGAGCAGATCATGCCTTGGCTGAATGAGTACCACAACCACTGTGAGGAGATCCTTGGAGACATCAA aaTGATTCCTTCTCAGTGTCTTGTGAAAGGCTGTGAGAACATCAGACCCAAAGCCAAGGAGTTTGTGAGCTCTCTGTTAGAGAGCTATGACCTGGCTGAG TTTCAGACCTGTGAAGTCCAACACTGTAAAAATGCCTTTGCATGTTCAGTGATCCACAAGTCTGGCTGGAAAGTAGTTTACTCTGGTGACACAATGCCCTGCATGGCCTTAGTGCAAATGG GTAAAAATGCCAACCTGCTGATCCACGAAGCCACGCTGGAAGATGGCATGGAAAAGGAAGCTATAGAGAAGACCCACAG CACAACCTCCCAGGCCATCCAGACTGGCATGAAGATGAATGCAGAGTTCATCATGCTCAATCACTTCAGCCAGAGGTACGCCAAGATCCCGCTCTTCAGCGAGGACTTCAGCGACAGGGTCGGCATTGCCTTCGACCACATGAGG GTTCGTTTTGGTGACTTCCCAGCCATCCCAAAGCTGATCCCACCCCTGAAGGCTTTGTTTGCAGATGACATCGTGGAgatggaggagaggaaggagaagagggagaTGAGGCTGCTCAAGGAGACTGCCATGGTCCTGGACAAACTCACCAGGGGAAACAGCACAGAAGCAGCAtgccagaaaagaaaacaagccaAGAATCATCAGGAACTGCCAGACAAGAAGCTTAAAACAGCCAACTGA